The Archocentrus centrarchus isolate MPI-CPG fArcCen1 unplaced genomic scaffold, fArcCen1 scaffold_37_ctg1, whole genome shotgun sequence genome includes the window tgaccggctgggGGTGAaataacaggacaaaagaccTGCTGTGGAagggagccagagattaataataacaattaatgattaaatgccgAGTGGGGTATAAAAAGAGtataacatttgtcatttttccaTAAGAAGCCAGTCACTAGTGGTTTTCATTTAGGTTTGAACCTTTCTTCGAGCTAATTTCTCTTCAAAAATCACCTataaaaatggtcaaaatgttcaattaaaagaataaaataataaattaatgtaACAAAGATGCAATTTGATAAAATCTTTCTTTAACTGTTCAGATCAAACACAAAATTTCAAGAGTCACATCCAAGTATTTAATGTGATAAACCACAGCagaatattttcattaaaatatagTAATCGAACATGTAGACAATATAGCTGTGATATCCTGCTACGTAGTCCTAAATGATTTCATGGCACAGACGTGATTAGTTTCACCAAATATCCCATTTCATGAACAGAGGCTGATATATCAGCAGGGTTGTTATTACAggctgtttgctgatatttcattgttattaatggctgataagtaaaaaaaaaaaagttaataattttattttattttattaatgcagTAGTAAAAAAATGTGTCCTGTCTGCTCAGAGTTTGGTTCCTCCTGACCCCATGGGCCGGTTCCACCTGACGAGGGGTTCCCCTGAGGAGGAGTTTCCTGACCTGTGCAGGAACTTTACCTGGATGGGGCGAATCCTCACGCTGGCCATGTACCGCCGACAGTTCAACCGCTGCACCCACAGTGGCGTAATCTTTGATGATGTCATCCGTCCGGGCCTGGAGGAACCAGGTGATGTGATATCAGGAGGATGGTGCCTGAAGTAGACTTGCAGTAAGATGAAAATTAGTTGCTAATGAATCTGATGTTTTCGTTTACAGGTAAATTCACAAAAGGCTTTGAGTTGTGCATGAAAGATAAACTTTCATCATTCTGTTTCTAAGCTGATCATAATTAATTCAACATGAAAACGTTACTGATGCTGGACATTCAAATCCATGCTGCATTTAGTTTCATTCACAAGTTCAAACCAGTTTCGTATTTTTATACATGAGTCATAATCTGTGGGCAGACAGTTATGGATCCGGCTGTCTGAAActgtaaaatggaaaatggtTGTCACAGGTTAATATCTGCCTCTGGCCTCTGGGGGGCTGTCACAGCTTTCTACCCTCATTTTTAACTACATTAATAGAGATGCCACAAGATTgatttgttaatcaatatatttaaaaataatactaaAAGTTTACATACCGTACTCTGCCGCAGGACCAATTCTGGACATGAGACAGTATAAAGTTAGATTTTTAGGTACACATTCAGATCACTACCTACATCCCTTTCAGCAACATCCCCTTTTTTTGTGTGGATGAAGGAGACTGGTCAGGTCCTGTATCTGTTGGGTGTGTGGCGGGCGATGCCCAGTCCTACATCCTGTTCTGTGACTTCTTCGACCGAATTATCGAAGCATATCATGAACACAAGATCACCAGCCAGACACCAGAGAGTGACTTCAACTATGACAACTTGAAGGTAGCGGCTCAAAACCCACAGTGCATAATAAAGTCAGTTTTCAATCTTTGTTGATTGAATAATTCTTAGAACATTTTCATGGTGGTTCGAATTTATTCACTAGAAAGACTTAAGCTTAAAAACATGCCAACACTGGAGCTGTAAGGATTTGATCAGGctcataaagtgtgtgtgtgtgtgtgtgtgtgtgtgtgtgtgtgtgtgtgtgtgtgtgtgtgtgtgtgtgtgtgtgtgtgtgtgtgtgtagggtgGTGATGACTTGGACAGGTCATATGCTGTACGCTGTGAGGTCAGTGTTATTCGAGGTGTTGAAGACTTTTGCTTCCCAACACACTGCAGCCGAGGAGAGCGCAGACAGCTCCTCACACTAGCCACGCAAGGTACTGCAATctgtatatccatccatccatccatgaatgaatgaatgatgccCACTGTCAAGAGTTAAGCCAGTGCTCACGTATGAGCCCAGTTAGGTGTTACTTTTAGCTTTAGGATTTTGTCTTTACAAGTCACCAGTCATACTAAACCACTTCACCAGTCTCCTGTCTTTCTCAGCTTTGCAGCACCTGGAACAGGAGCTGCCAGGTCAACTTCTCTTATTAAAGGATCTAAACCAAGAACAACAGAGGGAGCTGAATCTCAAAGCTCCAACTTTCTCCCAGCTCCGTATCGGTGTGGCCCGGGACTGGCCTGATGCCAGGGCAGTCTGGTTAGTCTGGGTTTCATGGGTAGAGAAGGGCTAGGGCTCTGGTAGCAGGTAGTTAAGGTTTGAATGCCATTACTATTTGTCCAAATTTCAAATTGTCCTTGACAGATATTGCtccagcagtgtaaaagatTATAAATTCTTTTACAAATCTCTCAAATAAAAGTAATTTAATTTTACAGATGCTTTAGATCAATTGTTGGAATATGGTCAGTGATTCAATCTATGTGTAAGACACCACATGTCACACTTGGCTGTTCATGAATACTAAACAAGTTACTCAAGCACAACTGTTATACAGTCTGCCACAATCATAGACTGTCAATGAAAGATACATGTAGATTCCAGGTCTGTAAAGTGTagccagtgtggaagtgccttaaacgtGTACGCTATTGGCCAGCAGGGGCTCTCTGGTAGCAAAATGTCTAGTTGTATGGAAGTCTACAAGAAAAAAGCCCTCAGTTCCTTGAATTATGCCTTCAGTAATGATGAATGATTTATTGTCTCAATTGCTAGTTTGTACAGGACGTTATGGCCCTATTTGTGTCTACAGGATAAAGCAGCATATGCTTTGGGGTAGGCCTGTTCATGATATCTGGTTTCAAAATGCTAATATAGCAAGAGTCAAATGGCTTAGCTTGAGACTTCAAAACTGGGACTTCATCAAACTAATAGATGATATAATTTTGGctaagtccatcttttatgtattGTCACAATCAGCCTGTGCTGTTGAAGAGGGAAATTAAAGTCAAACATTTTATGCCCCATAATTCTTCATGCAGGGTGAGTGAAGACAGCAGCCTGGTTATTTGGGTCAACATAGACGACCACCTCAGGCTGGTATCAAGACGAGAAGATGCCAATGTGGCTGAAGCTTTTAAATGCATTTGCATCAACTTGCAAAAGgtaaaatttaataaatataaatgttaataaataatacaatttTCATTGTTTGGCCCTGGCTTGCTGTCTGTATGTTGGATTTGTTCCCGGTGGATGAGAAGATTGCCTCTTTGCACCTTTAGGTGGAGGAATGCTTCCTGATTGTCATTTGGATTTATGCACAAACGACAGTCATTAGATTGGTGATATAAGCAGCAGACATGAGATTTGTTCAGAGTCAAGAGAGTCGACCTATTTCTCTCTTAGGATAAGGAGTTCAGTCTTTTGGGAGGAACCCAGAGTAGCTAATCCTCCACatggaaaggagccagctgaggtggttcaggcatctgacaaggatgcctcttgggtgcctcctgggtgagatgTTCTGGGAatatcctactgggaggaggccctgaggtagacccaggacatactgcatagattatatctctcgggaAAGCCTGGGAATGCCCCAGTGTTCCCCCCTgggtgagctggaggaggtgtctggggagaaggaggtctgggcttcctgcttaggctgctgaccCCACgactggccccagataagtggaagaaaatggatggacggataTAATTTTCCCATTTGGTAGTTTTAGAACTCTCTAGATTGACTTTGTAGTACTTAGGGCCCCCAAAAGTACCAGTAAAGGTTCCACCAGGAAAACCAGGTTGAACTCTCTTGAAGACTGATTGTTTTTGTCCAGGTGGAGGAGTACTACAGACGTCTCAGACATCCCTTTATCTGGAAGCAGCAGTTGGGATGGGTGACGAGCTCCCCGGCCGATGTGGGTACAGGTCTGAGGATCAGTGTCCTCATCAAACTGCAGCACCTTCCCAGACATAAACGCCTTAAGGATGTCCTGAAAAGACTGAGGATCAACATGGACAAAACCGGTAAACAAAAGAGCTACAGCTGATATTTCATGGCTTCATAACTTTTGATTACTTTTTGGATTAAATATGATCCATGGTGTGAGGCTTCAATTATCAACCATTTATTAGAGCAGTTCACTATATAAACTGTGCATAATGTTTCAGCACACGATGTGACTCTCACAAACTAGATAACATAGATGAGTATGTGTACATTTAGAACACTGAGCTCACAACTTTGGAAATATCCTGTAGTTGGATCCTGTATGCTGGATATGTAGAGCTGCACTCCAATACTACCATTTTAATTCACCAGAGCAGAATTTAACATGAAGTTACTTTTGGGTGAGTAGAGCGGCTTCCATTGTTTGAGGTTTTTAATTATAGTTCTGCACAGAGATCAGTCCATAATACAGTTTTTCTGAGTTTTCTTTTAGTTAAACACAATTTACAGATCTCCTTTTTACAGAACTCTAAACACATTCTCACTAAAACACAGTAATTCACTCATCAGGCACTACAAgcagaagtaaaacaaaactacaGTACAGATCTGATTTCTTAAAGCAACAATAAAGTGCTCATAATGTAATTTAACTGAGACAAACCTGTTCAGAGTGTACAGACAGCAAGGGTGAGTTGAAAGTTGACACCAGCAATTGATGAAAACAGTCTGAGAGGCGGAGC containing:
- the LOC115776810 gene encoding creatine kinase M-type yields the protein MWKVKPPVTFPKEMRYRPILESLVPPDPMGRFHLTRGSPEEEFPDLCRNFTWMGRILTLAMYRRQFNRCTHSGVIFDDVIRPGLEEPGDWSGPVSVGCVAGDAQSYILFCDFFDRIIEAYHEHKITSQTPESDFNYDNLKGGDDLDRSYAVRCEVSVIRGVEDFCFPTHCSRGERRQLLTLATQALQHLEQELPGQLLLLKDLNQEQQRELNLKAPTFSQLRIGVARDWPDARAVWVSEDSSLVIWVNIDDHLRLVSRREDANVAEAFKCICINLQKVEEYYRRLRHPFIWKQQLGWVTSSPADVGTGLRISVLIKLQHLPRHKRLKDVLKRLRINMDKTESPELYNISNMATFGLTEVQLTQLVVDGVKLLIIMEKKLEGNLNIDELVPAQK